A genome region from Anastrepha ludens isolate Willacy chromosome 3, idAnaLude1.1, whole genome shotgun sequence includes the following:
- the LOC128857199 gene encoding serine protease persephone-like has translation MLVIILFACLALGGAAQLEENDACETTHYKGNCAVGRNCPQLSASMNAMGFTSNDVGHCGFNILEEIICCPNSTTTVKQSDITTTAPLPGNMTSRTRNFDRPADRACSKIEMGLMPSIINHILGGEAVAFAEYPHMAKIVYDIEGMLCGGTLIDKRFVLTAAHCIITRGMKPIKVILGVTDFNDTDQWQGRLEIDIKATYAPQNYSDFSHYFDIGLIELARDADFSVKVYPTCLHTDPTDLPENTEIIVTGWGLTESNSPSKHLMAAKMNIIPLPECNAEFKNYTDRRLSHGIDETQLCALAPGKDACWGDSGGPLQIIKDKAYSNYRVVGVVSFGLDCGKNIPGVYVRVSEFLDFIESIVWPEG, from the exons ATGTTGgtgattattttatttgcttgcttGGCACTCGGAGGAGCAGCTCAATTAGAAG aaAATGATGCATGTGAAACGACACACTATAAGGGAAATTGTGCTGTCGGCCGAAATTGTCCGCAGCTATCCGCTTCCATGAACGCAATGGGTTTTACCAGTAACGATGTCGGCCATTGTGGTTTTAATATACTCGAGGAGATTATTTGTTGCCC gAACAGTACCACCACAGTAAAGCAGTCGGATATTACCACCACAGCACCACTGCCAGg CAACATGACGTCACGTACACGCAATTTCGATCGCCCAGCTGATCGTG catGCAGCAAAATTGAAATGGGTCTGATGCCAAGCATAATAAATCATATACTTGGCGGCGAGGCTGTGGCCTTCGCAGAATATCCGCATATGGCTAAAATTGTTTATGACATCGAAGGTATGCTTTGTGGTGGTACGTTGATCGATAAACGTTTCGTTCTTACTGCGGCGCATTGCATAATAACGAGGGGCATGAAGcctataaaagttattttgggtGTTACTGACTTCAATGATACAGATCAATGGCAAGGTCGGCTGGAGATAGATATCAAA GCAACCTACGCGCCACAGAACTATTCGGATTTTTCTCATTACTTCGACATTGGATTAATTGAATTGGCCAGAGATGCCGATTTTAGTGTAAAGGTCTATCCAACATGCCTGCATACTGATCCAACTGATTTGCCCGAAAACACGGAAATAATTGTGACTGGTTGGGGACTCACCGAAAGTAACA GTCCATCAAAACACTTAATGGCGGCCAAGATGAACATTATCCCGCTGCCAGAATGCAATGCAGAATTCAAAAATTACACTGATCGTCGCTTAAGTCATGGGATTGATGAGACACAGCTGTGTGCTCTGGCCCCAGGGAAAGATGCCTGTTGGGGCGACTCTGGTGGGCCACTGCAGATAATTAAAGATAAAGCCTACAGTAACTACAGAGTGGTGGGTGTAGTTTCATTTGGCTTAGATTGTGGAAAAAATATACCCGGTGTTTATGTACGAGTGTCAgaatttttggattttattgAAAGCATTGTGTGGCCTGAAGGATGA